Proteins from a genomic interval of Rosa chinensis cultivar Old Blush chromosome 2, RchiOBHm-V2, whole genome shotgun sequence:
- the LOC112186227 gene encoding probable protein phosphatase 2C 24 codes for MGALVRAYNRADDAFIDETLAPDTVGSTAVVVILSACQIIVANCGDSRAVLCRGNQVIPLTVDHKLDRDDEVITVTEAGGRILYVGCPTVEGVLAMTRAIGDQDLKPWII; via the exons ATGGGAGCCCTTGTTAGGGCTTACAACAGAGCAGATGATGCTTTTATAGACGAGACATTAGCACCAGATACAGTTGGATCGACAGCTGTGGTAGTGATTCTGTCAGCCTGTCAGATCATTGTTGCCAATTGCGGTGACTCTAGGGCTGTGCTTTGTCGTGGAAATCAAGTGATCCCTTTGACTGTCGACCACAAG CTTGACAGAGACGATGAAGTAATTACAGTTACTGAAGCAGGGGGCAGGATTCTGTATGTTGGATGCCCTACAGTTGAGGGGGTTCTCGCTATGACAAGAGCAATAG GTGACCAAGATCTAAAGCCGTGGATTATTTAA